One Chloroflexota bacterium DNA window includes the following coding sequences:
- a CDS encoding ABC transporter substrate-binding protein: MRVPRIGLAIGVSVMFVLAACQAGPGASVELTTVRLQLQWFPQAQFAGYYAAQELGYYEDEGLDVEIVPGSAEIAPQVVGSASDGPEFTLAWVPKVLQARESEAGSDLVNIAQVFQRAGTLSVSWKDSGITSPADFAGKKVGAWGFGNELEVIASARKEGLEPGVDFTQVTQGFSMAELLAAYDGCAEADTDCVDVAEAMIYNEYAQLL; encoded by the coding sequence ATGAGGGTTCCCAGAATCGGGCTGGCGATCGGCGTCAGCGTCATGTTCGTGCTCGCCGCGTGCCAGGCTGGGCCGGGCGCGAGTGTCGAACTCACCACGGTGCGCCTGCAGCTGCAGTGGTTCCCGCAGGCCCAGTTCGCCGGCTACTACGCGGCGCAGGAGCTCGGTTACTACGAGGATGAGGGCCTCGATGTCGAGATCGTCCCCGGCAGCGCCGAGATCGCTCCGCAGGTCGTCGGATCGGCGTCGGACGGACCGGAATTCACGCTCGCCTGGGTGCCGAAGGTGCTCCAGGCGCGCGAGAGCGAGGCAGGCTCCGACCTTGTGAATATCGCCCAGGTCTTCCAGCGTGCCGGGACGCTCTCGGTCTCCTGGAAGGACAGTGGCATTACCTCCCCGGCTGACTTCGCCGGCAAGAAGGTGGGAGCCTGGGGCTTCGGCAATGAGCTCGAGGTGATCGCCTCCGCCCGGAAGGAAGGCCTGGAGCCGGGGGTCGACTTCACCCAGGTGACCCAGGGCTTCAGCATGGCCGAGCTGCTCGCCGCCTATGACGGTTGCGCGGAGGCCGATACCGACTGCGTCGACGTTGCCGAAGCGATGATCTACAACGAGTACGCCCAGCTCCTCTAA
- a CDS encoding ABC transporter permease codes for MRKARARLVRYLPAIIVGVGGIAIWEAVIRALEIRAFILPAPSSIVNALFENWQAGYQIFPAAQVTLQEAGGGLIAGALLGLAVAFVVARFPSARDIVLPIGIAVNAIPIVAFAPIANNWFGSQSPYSKMAISAALVFFPIMINVLRGLTQVDASALELMRSYAARDMAVLRKVRIPNALPFFLTGLKIGTTLSLIGAVVGEYFGGLNVALGRVVVESASTLAFEVTWAAILVVSVTGIVMYLVVAGAERFLIPWHPSVRGERVA; via the coding sequence GTGAGGAAGGCCCGGGCTCGGCTTGTCCGCTACCTGCCGGCGATCATCGTCGGAGTAGGGGGAATTGCCATCTGGGAGGCGGTGATTCGAGCATTAGAGATCCGTGCCTTCATCCTGCCGGCCCCCTCCTCGATCGTAAATGCCCTGTTCGAGAACTGGCAGGCCGGCTACCAGATCTTTCCGGCCGCCCAGGTCACCCTGCAGGAGGCGGGCGGCGGCCTGATCGCCGGCGCGCTGCTGGGCCTCGCGGTGGCCTTCGTGGTGGCGCGGTTTCCAAGCGCCCGCGACATCGTGCTGCCAATCGGTATCGCGGTGAACGCCATCCCGATCGTGGCCTTTGCGCCAATCGCAAACAACTGGTTCGGGTCGCAGAGCCCCTACTCCAAGATGGCCATCTCGGCCGCCCTGGTCTTCTTCCCGATCATGATCAACGTGCTGCGTGGACTGACCCAGGTCGATGCATCGGCCCTGGAGCTGATGCGCTCGTACGCGGCTCGTGACATGGCGGTACTGCGCAAGGTCCGCATCCCGAATGCGCTCCCCTTCTTCCTGACCGGCCTGAAGATCGGCACCACCCTGAGCCTGATCGGGGCGGTCGTCGGCGAGTACTTCGGCGGCCTGAACGTCGCTCTCGGCCGCGTCGTGGTCGAGAGCGCGAGCACGCTCGCCTTCGAGGTCACCTGGGCCGCCATCCTGGTCGTGTCGGTGACCGGGATCGTGATGTACCTCGTGGTCGCCGGGGCCGAGCGGTTCCTGATCCCCTGGCATCCTTCGGTGCGTGGCGAACGCGTGGCGTGA
- a CDS encoding ABC transporter ATP-binding protein — translation MTAVTGIDLELRRGEFVSLIGPSGCGKSTLLRLIGDLTQPSGGVVTVNGKPAHQARIDRDYGMVFQAPVLFEWRTVEENVRLPLELTTQDRAARDARVREMLALVELTDFARHHPYQLSGGMQQRVAIARALTFSPSILLMDEPFGALDEMTRERMNSEVLRIWEQTGITVVFVTHSIPEAVFLSSRVVVMSARPGRITRVVEIDLPRPRGVETRESRRYFEMVTEVREALRGGEERRDGAIASLERAEAEGLIG, via the coding sequence ATGACGGCCGTCACTGGGATTGACCTCGAGCTGCGGCGTGGCGAATTCGTGTCGCTCATCGGCCCCTCTGGCTGCGGCAAGTCGACCCTGCTGCGGCTGATTGGAGACCTGACGCAACCTTCCGGCGGCGTGGTGACGGTCAATGGCAAGCCGGCGCATCAGGCCCGCATCGACCGCGACTACGGGATGGTCTTCCAGGCGCCCGTCCTGTTCGAGTGGCGCACCGTCGAGGAGAACGTCCGGCTGCCGCTCGAGCTGACCACCCAGGATCGCGCGGCCCGCGACGCCAGGGTGCGCGAGATGCTCGCGCTGGTCGAGCTGACCGATTTCGCGCGGCACCATCCCTACCAGCTTTCGGGCGGGATGCAGCAACGCGTGGCGATCGCGAGGGCGCTCACCTTCTCGCCGTCGATCCTCCTGATGGACGAGCCGTTCGGCGCGCTCGACGAGATGACCCGCGAACGGATGAACTCCGAGGTGCTGCGGATCTGGGAGCAGACCGGCATCACCGTCGTCTTCGTCACGCACTCGATCCCCGAGGCCGTCTTCCTGTCAAGCCGGGTGGTGGTGATGAGCGCGCGGCCGGGGCGCATCACGCGGGTTGTCGAGATCGACCTGCCCCGCCCGCGCGGGGTCGAGACGCGTGAGAGCCGCCGCTACTTCGAAATGGTGACCGAGGTGCGCGAGGCGCTGCGCGGCGGGGAGGAGCGACGCGACGGAGCAATCGCCTCGCTCGAACGGGCCGAGGCGGAGGGGCTGATCGGGTGA